Genomic DNA from Alicyclobacillus fastidiosus:
CGATTGTTGGTTACCATCAAAGCAATCAGGGACTTCGAACGATGAACATGAACATGCTAAATTGGAAGGCGGTTACCATTCTGAATGCGCACGAACGGAGAGATGCCGTTCACTTGGCAGCGATGAGAGCGATTCAGCGATTGATGGTCAACAACCGCTTCAATATGCGGGATATGATCACCCACGTGTACACACTAGACCAGGTTGACCAGGCGTACAGCGATTTGAAAGGGAAGCCGGAGGGGTTTATTAAAGCGGTTGTCAGGATGGATTGAGCGCAGGCGTATCTGCGTGACAGATGGGGGAGTGATCCTGGTGCGATTTGCTGTTCAAGAGAACATCGTCCCTGGCCGCTCGTTTCGCGAGAAGGTCGAGAATCTGAGGGAATTCGGCTACGAAGGCGTGGAACTGCGAGGCGATGAGCTTCCCTCAAGGGTTCAGGAAATCCGCTCGGCACTGCGCGAGACGGGCGTTACGGCGACTTGTATTTGCGGCGGATTCAAATTCGGTTTGTTGTTTCCGAGCGCACAAGAAAGGAAGCAATCGCGCGAGGAAATCAAACGGCTATTGTTCACTGCGGCGGAAGTGGGGGCGATGAGCGGCGTGATCGTCGTTCCGATCTTTGGTCCGCCGCAGTTGCCTGATCTAAGCCCGTGGAAAACGGCGACCGAACTTGAGGAGGAACTGTTGGTTGAACAGCTCGTCGAATTGTCCGAATCCGCGGGCCAGGAGGGTACCAAAGTGATTTTGGAACCACTCAACAGGTATGAGACGCACTTGCTTAACCGCCTAGAACAAGCCGCGCATATCTACCACCGCGTCAATTCTCCGAACCTCACGATGCTAGCTGATTTCTTCCACATGCAAATCGAGGAAGTGAATATTGCAACCGCGATGGAGGCTTTTGCATCACTGATTGGCTACGTACATCTAGCAGATTCCAATCGCCTCCTGCCGGGATTGGGGCACACCGATTTCTCGTCGGGCTTTCTAGCCCTTGCCGAAGCCGGCTACACGGGTTGGATGTCACTTGAATGCGGCGTTCAAGGGGACCCGTCTAAGGGGCTTTGTGAGAGTCTACGTTATATGCAAGCAAGTCTACCGAGATAGACACATGAAGGTTGAGTTACCGCAGAGCAAACACCACGGCTCTTAGGGCAACGGATTCTCTTCAGAGGTGCAAAACAGTAAATAACACGATGAACGGAGTGCACATTCGCAGGACGAATCGCACTCCGTTTGTTCTGGTTATATCGCTTATGAGCAGGAATTTTGACTTAAATTCGCACATCAAAAGGCACAAGTTTTCACAGTGTGTAATTGATCCATGTACCCTTGTGATTTTCGATACGAATTGTACTGTGATTCGACGTGCCAATTTTTGTGACTCTGCACTCCAATATTTAAAACGATGCGATTAGTTTTAGTGGTATGATTTGTATATTGGAGGTGGCGGTATTGTCAATGTCTGATTATTACAAACAACTCCGGGAGAAAATTGGGACGCAACTAATCTTTAGTCCTGGTGTCGCTGCCATAATTCGAAACGAGAAGGGTGAGATACTTTTTCAACACCCATCTCTGACTAGTGATATATGGAGTCTTCCTGCTGGGGCGATTGAGATTGGTGAAACCCCGGCAGAGGCGATAATACGAGAAGTCTACGAGGAAACAGGATTACACGTGGTTCCACAAAAGTTGCTGGGCGTTTTTGGTGGAAAGAATTTTAGATTTACGTACCCCGATGGAAACCAAGTCGAGAGCTTGGTATTCGTGTTTGAGTGCATTGTTGAATATGGAGAATTAGACGCGGTCGACGGCGAATCCGCTGAGCTGGAATATTTCCCTGTTTCATCTATGCCAAAGCTGGATCTTCCATATCCAGCAGAGATTTTCCTCCCGTCGTCTTCGGAACGCACACTTTTTCAATAAGGGCTTTTGGCTTGTATGCATTGTTATTTGGTAGCGATAGAAACGAGTCTAGTGTCGTTGATGGGGGAATTAGCTGAAAATACAGATGTGTCAGTTAAAAACAGATAAAATTTTCGCTGGGGGTGGCAGAGTTGAGCCTACGGCTAAATTATTGGTCGTTCTTCCTAGCTGTATTGGTTGTTGTAGTTTGCGTCAATTCGTTGTTGTCCCAAGTGTTACGCACGTGGTCAATAAGTCCTCCCATGCATATCGTCCTTTTTTCCAGTGTGTTAGCGTTCGTTCTAGGAGTAGTGGGTCTTAAGGGGCGTGCCAAACGTCTGGCTACCATCAGAAGTTGGTTTACACTCATCACTTCCACTGTAACTTCACTTGTTCTCTTCGGTTTTGTGTTATTTCCAGTTACTCAACATCTTAAGACCACACAGTCGCCTGATGGACGGTACAAAGTAGCCTTCGTTGTTACTAATGGGGGTGCT
This window encodes:
- a CDS encoding sugar phosphate isomerase/epimerase — its product is MRFAVQENIVPGRSFREKVENLREFGYEGVELRGDELPSRVQEIRSALRETGVTATCICGGFKFGLLFPSAQERKQSREEIKRLLFTAAEVGAMSGVIVVPIFGPPQLPDLSPWKTATELEEELLVEQLVELSESAGQEGTKVILEPLNRYETHLLNRLEQAAHIYHRVNSPNLTMLADFFHMQIEEVNIATAMEAFASLIGYVHLADSNRLLPGLGHTDFSSGFLALAEAGYTGWMSLECGVQGDPSKGLCESLRYMQASLPR
- a CDS encoding NUDIX domain-containing protein; this encodes MSMSDYYKQLREKIGTQLIFSPGVAAIIRNEKGEILFQHPSLTSDIWSLPAGAIEIGETPAEAIIREVYEETGLHVVPQKLLGVFGGKNFRFTYPDGNQVESLVFVFECIVEYGELDAVDGESAELEYFPVSSMPKLDLPYPAEIFLPSSSERTLFQ